A single region of the Streptococcus macedonicus ACA-DC 198 genome encodes:
- the dnaA gene encoding Replication initiation protein DnaA, with protein sequence MTENEQIFWSRVLELAKSQLKQATYEFFVLDARLIQIEQNMATIYLDPMKELFWDKNLKPIILTAGFEVYNAEIVVNYVFEEDLTNQTGVVTTSQTVPTTQKNTLPLVDSDLNTKYTFDNFVQGDENRWAFSASYAVADAPGTTYNPLFIWGGPGLGKTHLLNAIGNAVLQNNPNARVKYITAENFINEFVIHIRLDTMEELKEKFRNLDVLLIDDIQSLAKKTLSGTQEEFFNTFNALYDNNKQIVLTSDRTPDHLDNLEQRLVTRFKWGLTINITPPDFETRVAILTNKTQEYNYIFPQDTIEYLAGQFDSNVRDLEGALKDISLVASIKKIETITVDVAAEAIRARKQDGPKMTVIPIDEIQSQVGKFYGVTVKEIKATKRTQDIVLARQVAMYLAREMTDNSLPKIGKEFGGRDHSTVLHAYNKIKNMLAQDDSLRIEIETIKNKIK encoded by the coding sequence ATGACTGAAAATGAACAAATTTTTTGGAGTAGGGTTTTGGAATTAGCAAAAAGCCAACTAAAACAAGCAACATATGAATTTTTTGTTTTGGATGCTCGTTTGATTCAAATTGAGCAAAATATGGCTACCATTTATTTAGACCCTATGAAAGAGTTGTTTTGGGATAAAAATCTTAAACCAATTATTTTGACGGCTGGTTTTGAGGTTTATAATGCTGAAATTGTTGTCAACTATGTCTTTGAAGAGGATTTAACCAATCAAACAGGAGTAGTGACAACTTCACAAACTGTTCCAACAACTCAAAAAAACACTTTGCCCCTAGTCGATTCTGACTTAAATACCAAATATACCTTTGATAATTTCGTACAAGGTGACGAAAACCGTTGGGCATTTTCTGCGTCTTACGCCGTTGCAGACGCTCCAGGAACAACTTACAATCCTCTTTTTATTTGGGGAGGACCTGGGTTGGGAAAAACTCACTTGCTCAATGCCATTGGTAATGCGGTTTTACAAAATAATCCCAATGCGCGTGTGAAGTACATTACTGCTGAAAATTTCATCAATGAATTTGTTATTCATATCCGTTTGGACACAATGGAAGAGTTAAAGGAAAAATTCCGCAATCTTGATGTCTTGCTAATTGATGATATTCAATCCCTAGCTAAGAAAACATTGTCTGGGACACAGGAAGAATTTTTCAATACTTTCAATGCTCTTTATGATAATAACAAGCAAATTGTATTGACAAGTGACCGTACACCTGACCATCTGGACAACCTTGAGCAACGTTTGGTCACGCGCTTCAAATGGGGCTTGACAATCAATATCACTCCCCCTGATTTTGAAACACGTGTTGCCATTTTAACGAATAAAACGCAAGAATATAATTATATTTTTCCGCAAGATACGATTGAGTATCTTGCAGGACAATTTGATTCCAACGTTCGTGACCTTGAGGGAGCTTTAAAAGATATTAGCCTCGTTGCTAGCATTAAAAAGATTGAAACCATTACGGTTGATGTCGCAGCAGAAGCGATTCGCGCTCGTAAGCAAGATGGTCCAAAAATGACAGTTATCCCAATCGATGAAATCCAAAGTCAAGTTGGAAAATTCTACGGCGTTACTGTTAAAGAAATCAAGGCAACCAAACGGACGCAAGATATTGTTTTAGCGCGCCAAGTAGCTATGTATCTCGCACGTGAAATGACTGACAATTCACTTCCAAAAATCGGGAAGGAATTTGGCGGTCGCGATCACTCAACGGTCTTACATGCCTACAATAAAATCAAAAATATGCTAGCTCAAGATGACAGTTTACGTATTGAAATTGAAACCATCAAAAATAAGATAAAATAG
- the dnaN gene encoding DNA polymerase III beta subunit produces the protein MIKFSINKSFFLQALNATKRAISTKNAIPVLSTIKIEVQNSNITLTGSNGQISIENTIPTSNENAGLLITSTGAVLLEANFFINIVSSLPDMTLDFEEIEHHQIVLTSGKSEITLKGKDVDLYPRLQEMATENPLVLETKLLKSIIAETAFAASLQESRPILTGVHMVLSDHKDFKAVATDSHRMSQRKLTLENTSNDFNVVIPSKSLREFAAVFTDDIETVEVFFSDSQMLFRSDYISFYTRLLEGNYPDTDRLLTNTFETEVTFNTNALRSAMERAHLISNATQNGTVKLEIANNSVSAHVNSPEVGKVNEELDTIDQSGNDLTISFNPTYLIEALKALKSETVVIRFISSVRPFTLMPGDDAENFIQLITPVRTN, from the coding sequence ATGATTAAATTCTCAATCAATAAATCTTTCTTTCTTCAAGCATTGAATGCAACCAAGAGAGCTATTTCTACTAAAAATGCGATTCCAGTTCTTTCAACAATTAAAATTGAAGTTCAAAATAGTAACATTACATTGACTGGTTCTAACGGACAAATTTCAATTGAAAACACTATTCCAACTTCTAATGAAAATGCAGGCTTATTGATTACTTCAACTGGTGCTGTACTATTAGAAGCAAACTTCTTTATTAATATCGTTTCAAGTCTTCCAGATATGACATTAGACTTTGAAGAAATTGAACATCATCAAATCGTTTTAACAAGTGGTAAATCAGAAATTACCTTAAAAGGAAAAGATGTTGATCTTTACCCTCGCCTTCAAGAAATGGCTACTGAAAATCCTTTAGTTTTAGAAACAAAACTATTGAAATCTATCATTGCTGAAACAGCCTTTGCAGCAAGTCTTCAAGAAAGCCGTCCAATCTTGACTGGTGTTCATATGGTTCTTAGTGACCACAAAGACTTTAAAGCAGTCGCAACTGATTCTCACCGTATGAGCCAACGTAAATTAACTTTGGAAAATACTTCAAATGATTTCAACGTTGTTATTCCAAGTAAATCTTTACGTGAATTTGCAGCTGTATTTACAGATGATATTGAAACGGTAGAAGTTTTCTTCTCTGATAGTCAAATGCTTTTTAGAAGCGACTACATTAGCTTCTATACACGACTTTTAGAAGGAAATTATCCAGATACTGACCGCTTGTTGACAAATACTTTTGAAACAGAAGTAACATTTAATACCAATGCACTTCGTTCAGCAATGGAACGTGCTCACTTGATTTCAAATGCAACACAAAATGGTACTGTTAAACTTGAAATTGCTAATAATAGTGTTTCTGCTCACGTTAACTCACCTGAAGTCGGTAAAGTTAACGAAGAATTGGATACTATTGACCAATCAGGCAATGATTTGACAATTAGCTTTAACCCAACTTATCTGATTGAAGCTCTTAAAGCCTTGAAGAGTGAAACAGTTGTTATTCGCTTTATTTCATCAGTGCGTCCATTTACCTTAATGCCAGGTGATGATGCTGAAAACTTTATTCAATTAATCACTCCGGTTCGTACAAACTAA
- a CDS encoding Transcription regulator [contains diacylglycerol kinase catalytic domain] codes for MTLYIIANPHAGNHGAKQVISDIEKHHTSDICTLLTRYKNDELHQVERLLKTFDPEKDKLLIVGGDGTLSKVLYHLPANLPFAYYPVGSGNDFARALGIVPNLEALLASLTNLPKEITVYSYQEGLVLNSLDLGFAAWVVNQAAKNLGCVYAKGEPFFQRLTVLLSLVLKRHEKSSYLNHCSLKQVTVNFPKESLIEIDGEIVSLNEITLSPKNAIFICKRRNNVRTWKSR; via the coding sequence ATGACGCTTTATATTATTGCTAATCCCCATGCAGGAAATCATGGGGCAAAACAAGTTATCAGTGATATTGAAAAACATCATACATCAGATATTTGCACTTTATTAACACGCTATAAAAACGATGAATTACATCAAGTTGAGAGACTGCTAAAAACATTTGACCCAGAAAAAGATAAGCTTCTGATTGTCGGAGGAGATGGAACATTATCAAAAGTTCTCTATCATTTGCCAGCAAATCTTCCGTTTGCCTATTATCCTGTCGGTTCTGGTAATGATTTTGCGCGTGCTCTTGGTATAGTACCAAACTTAGAAGCATTATTAGCCTCGTTAACAAATCTGCCTAAAGAAATCACGGTTTACAGTTATCAAGAAGGTTTAGTATTAAATAGCTTAGATTTAGGATTTGCAGCATGGGTTGTTAATCAAGCTGCTAAGAATTTGGGGTGTGTTTATGCCAAAGGAGAACCTTTTTTCCAACGATTAACGGTACTGTTGTCTTTGGTTCTTAAAAGACATGAGAAATCGTCTTACTTAAATCACTGTTCGTTAAAACAGGTTACGGTTAACTTTCCAAAAGAGAGTTTAATTGAAATTGATGGTGAAATTGTATCATTGAACGAAATTACTTTATCACCAAAAAACGCTATATTTATTTGTAAAAGGAGAAACAATGTACGAACTTGGAAGTCACGTTGA
- the yyzM gene encoding Hypothetical protein produces the protein MYELGSHVEMKKPHACTIKATGKKANEWEVIRLGADIKIRCTNCDHVVMMSRHDFERKLKKVLS, from the coding sequence ATGTACGAACTTGGAAGTCACGTTGAAATGAAAAAGCCCCATGCTTGTACGATAAAAGCTACTGGAAAAAAAGCCAATGAATGGGAAGTCATTCGACTTGGAGCTGATATTAAAATTCGTTGCACAAACTGCGACCATGTAGTTATGATGAGCCGCCACGACTTTGAACGCAAATTAAAGAAAGTTTTGTCGTAA
- a CDS encoding GTP-binding and nucleic acid-binding protein YchF: MALTAGIVGLPNVGKSTLFNAITKAGAEAANYPFATIDPNVGMVEVPDERLQKLTELIKPKKTVPTTFEFTDIAGIVKGASRGEGLGNKFLANIREVDAIVHVVRAFDDENVMREQGREDAFVDPLADIDTINLELILADLESVNKRYARVEKVARTQKDKDSIAEFNVLQKIKPVLEDGKSARTVDFTEEEQKIVKQLFLLTTKPVLYVANVDEDKVANPDDIEYVKQIREFAATENAEVVVISARAEEEISELDDEDKALFLEDLGLTESGVDKLTRAAYHLLGLGTYFTAGEKEVRAWTFKRGIKAPQAAGIIHSDFERGFIRAITMSYDDLIKYGSEKAVKEAGRLREEGKDYVVQDGDIMEFRFNV; encoded by the coding sequence ATGGCTTTAACAGCAGGTATCGTTGGTTTACCAAATGTTGGAAAATCAACTCTTTTTAATGCGATTACAAAGGCAGGTGCGGAAGCTGCTAACTATCCTTTCGCGACAATCGACCCTAACGTTGGTATGGTAGAAGTACCAGATGAACGTTTGCAAAAATTGACTGAACTTATCAAACCGAAAAAAACAGTTCCAACAACCTTTGAATTTACTGATATTGCGGGTATCGTAAAAGGTGCTTCACGTGGTGAAGGTCTAGGTAACAAATTCCTTGCTAACATTCGTGAAGTAGATGCTATCGTTCACGTTGTTCGTGCTTTTGATGATGAAAATGTTATGCGTGAGCAAGGGCGTGAAGATGCTTTTGTTGACCCACTTGCAGATATCGACACAATTAACTTAGAATTGATTCTTGCTGACTTGGAATCTGTTAATAAACGTTATGCGCGTGTAGAAAAAGTGGCACGTACTCAAAAAGATAAAGATTCTATCGCAGAATTTAACGTTCTTCAAAAAATTAAACCAGTCCTTGAAGATGGAAAATCAGCACGTACGGTTGACTTTACAGAAGAAGAACAAAAAATTGTTAAACAATTGTTCCTTTTGACAACAAAACCAGTGCTTTATGTTGCAAACGTTGATGAAGATAAAGTAGCTAATCCAGATGATATCGAATACGTAAAACAAATTCGTGAATTTGCTGCAACTGAAAATGCAGAAGTTGTTGTCATCTCAGCGCGTGCCGAAGAAGAAATCTCTGAACTTGATGATGAAGATAAAGCGTTATTCCTTGAAGACCTTGGTTTAACAGAATCTGGTGTTGATAAATTGACACGTGCTGCTTATCACTTGCTTGGTCTTGGCACTTATTTTACAGCAGGTGAAAAAGAAGTTCGTGCATGGACATTCAAACGTGGTATCAAAGCTCCTCAAGCAGCTGGTATCATTCACTCTGACTTTGAACGTGGATTTATCCGTGCGATTACAATGTCTTATGATGACTTAATCAAATATGGTTCTGAAAAAGCTGTCAAAGAAGCAGGTCGTCTTCGTGAAGAAGGGAAAGATTATGTGGTTCAAGATGGTGATATCATGGAATTCCGCTTTAACGTATAA
- the pth gene encoding Peptidyl-tRNA hydrolase produces MVKMIVGLGNPGSKYHETRHNIGFMAIDRLAKDFNVTFSEEKNFKAEVGSCFINGEKVYLVKPTTFMNNSGIAVHALLTYYNIDIEDFLVIYDDLDMEVGRIRLRQKGSAGGHNGIKSIIAHTGTQAFDRIKVGIGRPKQGRPVVDHVLGKFDQDDYITVTNTLEKVNEAVQFYLQEADFVKTMQKFNG; encoded by the coding sequence ATGGTAAAAATGATTGTTGGTCTGGGAAACCCAGGCAGTAAATATCACGAAACAAGGCATAATATTGGTTTTATGGCAATTGACCGCCTTGCTAAGGATTTCAATGTCACATTTTCAGAGGAGAAGAATTTTAAAGCAGAAGTTGGTTCTTGTTTTATCAACGGAGAAAAAGTTTATCTAGTCAAACCAACCACTTTTATGAACAATTCAGGCATCGCTGTTCATGCTTTGTTGACGTATTATAATATTGATATTGAAGATTTCTTGGTGATTTATGATGATTTAGATATGGAAGTGGGGCGTATTCGCCTACGTCAGAAAGGCTCTGCTGGTGGGCATAATGGCATAAAATCTATTATTGCTCACACTGGAACGCAGGCATTTGACCGTATTAAAGTTGGTATTGGACGTCCAAAGCAAGGTCGTCCGGTAGTTGACCACGTTCTTGGAAAATTTGACCAAGATGATTATATTACAGTTACTAATACACTTGAAAAGGTTAATGAAGCTGTTCAATTTTATTTACAGGAAGCAGATTTTGTAAAAACCATGCAAAAATTTAATGGGTAA
- the mfd gene encoding Transcription-repair coupling factor — MGKSMNIIDLFSQNKLIQTWHSGVANIGRQLIMGLSASSRALAIASAYQANEEKIVVITSTQNEVEKLASDLSSLIGEEKVYTFFADDVAAAEFIFASMDKAHSRLEALNFLQDNKQSGILITNLVGARVLLPNPEIYAESQLNFVVGKDYNLDKVVKVLSNIGYQKVSQVLNPGEFSRRGDIFDIYEMTADYPYRLEFFGDEVDGIRQFDAETQKSLSNIEQVTISPADELILSEEDFARASKAFETFLETAKDEQQAYLSELYAATQEQYKHKDIRRFLSLFYAKEWTLLDYISKGTPVFFDDFQKLVDRNAKFDLEVANLLAEDLQCGKAVSSLVYFADIYKDLRQYQPATFFSNFHKGFGNLKFDKIHNFTQYPMQEFFNQFPLLIDEVNRYQKSKATVLIQADSQHGLERLQENLHEYGLELPVVAADDLQAQQAQLVVGNLSHGFYFADEKIVLITEHEIYHKKIKRRIRRSNISNAERLKDYNELSKGDYVVHHVHGIGKFLGIETIEIHGVHRDYLTIQYQGSSTISLPVEQIESLSKYVSADGKEPKINKLNDGRFQKTKQKVSKQVEDIADDLLKLYAERSQLKGFAFSPDDDLQREFDEDFAFVETEDQLRSIKEIKHDMEEDKPMDRLLVGDVGFGKTEVAMRAAFKAVKDHKQVAVLVPTTVLAQQHYTNFSERFENYPVTVDVLSRFRSKKEQNDTLDKLKKGQVDIIIGTHRLLSKDVDFADLGLIIIDEEQRFGVKHKEKLKELKTKVDVLTLTATPIPRTLHMSMLGIRDLSVIETPPTNRYPVQTYVLETNPGLIREAIIREIDRGGQVFYVYNRVDTIDQKVSELQELVPEASIGFVHGQMSEIQLENTLMDFIDGVYDVLVATTIIETGVDISNVNTLFIENADHMGLSTLYQLRGRVGRSNRIAYAYLMYRPDKILTEVSEKRLDAIKGFTELGSGFKIAMRDLSIRGAGNILGASQSGFIDSVGFEMYSQLLEEAIAKKQGKSQARRKSNVEMNLQIDAYLPSEYINDERQKIEIYKRIREIESQKDYQSLQDELIDRFGEYPDQVAYLLEIGLVKAYMDNAFTELVECKDSSLLVRFEKASLQHYLTQDYFEALSKTNLKARIGENQGKIEITFNIRDKKDYEILEELQNFGKMLAEIKSRKIEKD; from the coding sequence ATGGGTAAGTCTATGAATATTATTGATTTATTTAGTCAAAATAAGCTCATTCAAACATGGCATAGCGGCGTGGCTAATATTGGTAGGCAACTGATTATGGGCTTATCAGCTTCTAGTAGAGCTCTTGCCATTGCTTCTGCTTATCAGGCTAATGAGGAAAAAATAGTTGTCATCACCTCAACACAAAATGAAGTTGAAAAATTGGCTAGTGATTTATCTAGCTTGATTGGTGAGGAAAAGGTTTATACTTTTTTTGCGGATGATGTTGCGGCGGCAGAGTTTATTTTTGCCTCGATGGATAAGGCACACTCACGCCTAGAAGCTTTAAATTTTTTACAAGATAATAAGCAATCTGGTATCTTAATTACAAATTTAGTAGGAGCCCGTGTTTTACTACCAAATCCAGAAATTTATGCTGAAAGTCAGCTAAATTTTGTTGTCGGTAAGGATTACAACCTTGACAAGGTTGTAAAGGTACTGTCAAATATCGGTTACCAAAAAGTATCACAGGTTCTTAATCCAGGCGAATTTAGTCGGCGTGGTGATATCTTTGATATTTATGAGATGACAGCTGACTATCCTTATCGTTTAGAATTCTTTGGTGATGAAGTTGATGGTATTCGTCAGTTTGATGCAGAAACACAAAAATCACTTAGTAATATTGAGCAGGTAACCATTTCCCCAGCTGATGAGCTCATTTTATCGGAAGAAGATTTTGCTAGAGCTAGTAAGGCATTTGAGACGTTTTTAGAGACTGCTAAAGATGAACAGCAAGCTTATTTAAGTGAGCTTTATGCTGCAACTCAGGAACAGTATAAGCATAAAGACATTAGACGTTTCTTATCACTCTTTTATGCAAAAGAGTGGACGTTACTTGATTACATTTCTAAGGGAACACCAGTCTTTTTTGATGATTTTCAAAAGCTAGTTGACCGCAATGCTAAGTTTGATTTGGAAGTTGCAAACTTGTTGGCAGAAGATTTACAATGTGGTAAAGCAGTGTCAAGTTTGGTTTACTTCGCTGATATTTATAAAGACTTACGTCAATATCAGCCAGCAACGTTCTTTTCTAATTTTCATAAAGGATTTGGTAATCTTAAATTTGATAAAATTCATAATTTTACACAATATCCAATGCAAGAATTTTTCAATCAATTTCCGTTATTGATTGATGAAGTTAATCGTTATCAAAAATCTAAAGCGACCGTTTTAATTCAAGCAGATTCGCAGCATGGCTTAGAACGTTTACAGGAGAATTTACATGAATATGGTTTGGAATTACCTGTGGTTGCTGCAGATGATTTACAAGCACAACAAGCTCAGCTAGTCGTTGGCAATTTATCACATGGCTTTTATTTTGCTGATGAGAAAATTGTTCTCATTACCGAGCATGAAATTTATCATAAGAAAATTAAGCGCCGTATTCGTCGTTCAAATATTAGCAATGCCGAACGTTTGAAAGACTACAATGAATTGTCAAAAGGTGATTATGTGGTTCACCATGTTCATGGTATTGGTAAATTTTTAGGAATTGAAACAATTGAAATCCATGGTGTGCACCGCGATTATTTGACCATTCAATATCAAGGTTCTTCAACAATTTCATTGCCAGTAGAGCAAATTGAAAGTTTATCAAAATACGTTTCTGCAGATGGCAAGGAACCTAAAATCAATAAATTAAATGATGGTCGTTTCCAAAAGACCAAACAAAAGGTTTCTAAGCAAGTTGAAGACATTGCGGATGATTTGTTGAAATTGTATGCGGAACGTAGTCAGCTAAAAGGTTTTGCTTTTTCACCAGACGATGATTTGCAGCGGGAATTTGACGAAGACTTTGCTTTTGTAGAAACAGAGGACCAGCTTCGCTCTATCAAGGAAATTAAGCACGACATGGAAGAAGATAAGCCAATGGATCGCTTATTGGTTGGGGATGTTGGCTTTGGTAAAACAGAAGTTGCGATGCGCGCCGCTTTTAAAGCTGTTAAAGACCATAAACAAGTAGCTGTCTTAGTGCCAACAACTGTTCTTGCTCAACAACACTACACAAATTTCTCAGAGCGTTTTGAAAATTATCCTGTTACAGTTGATGTGCTTAGTCGTTTCCGTAGCAAAAAAGAACAAAATGACACCCTAGACAAGTTGAAAAAAGGTCAAGTTGATATCATTATTGGTACTCATCGTCTACTATCTAAAGATGTTGATTTTGCTGATTTAGGTTTGATTATTATTGATGAGGAGCAACGTTTTGGCGTTAAGCACAAAGAAAAATTAAAAGAGCTTAAGACTAAAGTTGATGTATTGACCTTGACAGCGACTCCAATTCCACGAACCCTTCACATGTCAATGTTGGGAATTCGCGACCTGTCAGTTATTGAAACGCCACCGACTAACCGTTACCCTGTTCAAACTTACGTTTTGGAAACGAATCCTGGTCTGATTCGTGAGGCTATCATTCGTGAAATTGACCGTGGCGGACAAGTTTTCTACGTTTACAATAGGGTTGACACAATTGACCAAAAAGTGTCAGAATTGCAAGAGTTGGTTCCTGAAGCAAGCATTGGTTTTGTTCATGGTCAGATGAGTGAAATTCAACTTGAAAATACGCTCATGGACTTTATTGACGGTGTTTACGATGTTCTGGTTGCGACAACTATCATTGAAACAGGCGTTGATATTTCTAATGTTAATACTTTATTTATCGAAAATGCAGACCACATGGGCTTGTCAACCTTGTATCAACTTCGTGGACGTGTTGGGCGTTCTAATCGAATTGCTTACGCCTACCTCATGTACCGTCCAGACAAGATTTTGACAGAGGTCTCTGAAAAACGTTTAGATGCCATTAAAGGCTTTACAGAATTAGGTTCTGGTTTCAAGATTGCCATGCGTGATTTATCCATTCGTGGCGCTGGAAACATCCTCGGTGCCTCACAAAGTGGTTTTATTGACTCTGTTGGTTTTGAAATGTATTCGCAGTTATTAGAAGAGGCTATCGCTAAGAAACAAGGCAAATCTCAAGCGCGCCGTAAGAGCAATGTGGAGATGAATTTACAAATCGACGCTTATTTACCAAGCGAATATATTAATGATGAACGTCAAAAAATTGAAATTTACAAACGTATTCGTGAAATCGAAAGTCAGAAAGATTATCAAAGCTTACAAGATGAGTTAATTGACCGTTTTGGCGAATACCCTGACCAAGTCGCCTACTTACTTGAAATTGGCTTGGTTAAAGCTTATATGGACAATGCTTTCACAGAACTTGTGGAATGTAAAGATAGCAGTCTATTAGTACGTTTTGAAAAAGCTTCGCTGCAACATTACTTGACACAAGATTATTTTGAAGCTCTTTCAAAAACAAACTTGAAAGCCCGTATTGGCGAAAATCAAGGTAAAATTGAAATTACTTTTAATATCCGTGATAAAAAAGACTATGAGATTTTAGAAGAACTTCAGAATTTTGGTAAAATGCTAGCTGAAATCAAATCCAGAAAAATTGAAAAAGACTAG
- the hslR gene encoding S4-domain-containing heat shock protein, with protein sequence MRLDKYLKVSRIIKRRPVAKEVADKGRIKVNGILAKSSTDLKINDEIEIRFGNKLLTVRVLEMKDSTKKEDATRMYEIINETRIEADGEA encoded by the coding sequence ATGAGACTCGATAAATATTTAAAAGTATCCCGTATTATAAAACGTCGTCCAGTAGCTAAAGAAGTTGCAGATAAAGGACGCATCAAAGTCAATGGTATCTTAGCCAAATCATCAACTGATTTAAAAATTAACGACGAAATTGAAATTCGTTTTGGAAATAAATTGCTAACAGTACGTGTTTTAGAAATGAAAGATAGCACGAAAAAAGAAGATGCAACCAGAATGTATGAAATCATTAACGAAACAAGGATAGAAGCGGATGGAGAAGCCTAA
- a CDS encoding Cell division protein DivIC — protein MEKPNIVQLSNQYINDENTKKRYVEEENRKRNRFMGWILIVVMLLFILPTYNLVKSYQTLQERKEQVVSLQKSYDKLVVETDAEKLLADRLKDDTYVEKYARAKYYLSRSGETIYPLPNLLPK, from the coding sequence ATGGAGAAGCCTAATATCGTTCAATTGAGCAATCAATATATCAATGATGAAAACACCAAAAAACGTTATGTCGAAGAAGAAAACCGCAAACGTAATCGTTTTATGGGGTGGATTTTGATTGTTGTCATGCTACTGTTTATTTTACCAACTTATAACCTTGTTAAAAGTTATCAAACTTTACAAGAGCGTAAAGAGCAAGTTGTTTCACTGCAAAAAAGTTATGATAAATTAGTCGTTGAAACAGACGCAGAAAAGCTACTAGCTGACCGTCTAAAAGATGATACTTATGTTGAAAAATATGCTCGCGCTAAATATTACTTGTCACGTTCTGGTGAAACAATCTATCCGTTACCAAACTTATTACCAAAATAA